The proteins below are encoded in one region of Aquisphaera giovannonii:
- a CDS encoding alkaline phosphatase: MPQPLPSDRPKVGPLAALAATVLLAACAAGAAAQEVPGVEGKDRLRELQARYAASANEKLPRAYHFGSQGPGDVFSNHRSHSNRQVAVYTFGRRIDLSAVTGSNSRYRDAGRIEEVYGRLPENTLNPEADYADQSDLYRVLKDAAGRGVKHLFLVWFDGMDWPTTRAAAIVKSGKVYDEGRGSGLFFQDYTAGGSTQYGYVVTSPTHDFTVQDVDRQVVTVPGNSLPGGYDAQIAGPNPWTLGPLGPKAPGYFKGQNANAVDKAGVLDAGRILHAYTDSSQSAAEIVSGVKSYNSGLNVADDSRIVPTLFHQLQEQGWKTGTVTSVPFNHASPAGMYAQNVERDDYQDLARNMLGLPSIIQEVRGSKLYPGLDVVMGTGYGIVTTSSSLKMQGKNGVAGPLFITDADRAAVDVRNGGKYVCVHTEPNAEGGKVLRAAAAEAARSKARLFGLFGAKGLDHLPYRTADGRFDPAPSLNSKGLPAPAEAYSPTEVLAQPTLVDMAEAAIEVLTAEPEKPFILFVEAGDVDFALHANNLDNAVGAVHSGDATVRAIASWVEAHSNWDESAMLVSSDHGHYLVLDDPKALIDGK; the protein is encoded by the coding sequence ATGCCCCAACCACTCCCGTCCGACCGCCCCAAGGTTGGCCCCCTCGCGGCCCTCGCGGCGACCGTCCTGCTGGCAGCCTGCGCCGCCGGAGCGGCCGCGCAGGAGGTCCCGGGCGTGGAGGGCAAGGACCGCCTCAGGGAGCTCCAGGCCCGCTACGCGGCCTCCGCCAATGAGAAGCTGCCGCGGGCCTACCACTTCGGCTCGCAGGGCCCCGGCGACGTCTTCTCGAACCACCGCAGCCACAGCAATCGCCAGGTCGCCGTCTACACCTTCGGCCGCAGGATCGACCTCTCCGCGGTGACCGGCTCGAACAGCCGCTACCGCGACGCCGGGCGGATCGAGGAGGTGTATGGCCGCCTCCCCGAGAACACCCTCAACCCCGAGGCCGACTACGCCGACCAGAGCGACCTCTACCGGGTGCTGAAGGACGCCGCCGGTCGCGGGGTCAAGCACCTGTTCCTCGTCTGGTTCGACGGCATGGACTGGCCGACCACCCGGGCCGCGGCGATCGTCAAGTCGGGCAAGGTCTACGACGAGGGCCGCGGCTCCGGCCTCTTCTTCCAGGATTACACCGCGGGGGGCTCCACGCAGTACGGCTACGTGGTCACCAGCCCGACCCACGACTTCACCGTCCAGGACGTGGACCGCCAGGTCGTGACGGTGCCGGGCAACAGCCTCCCGGGCGGCTACGACGCCCAGATCGCCGGGCCCAACCCCTGGACGCTCGGCCCGCTCGGGCCGAAGGCGCCGGGCTACTTCAAGGGCCAGAACGCCAACGCCGTCGACAAGGCGGGCGTCCTGGACGCCGGCCGGATCCTCCACGCCTACACCGACTCCTCGCAGAGCGCCGCGGAGATCGTCAGCGGGGTGAAGTCGTACAACAGCGGCCTCAACGTCGCGGACGACAGCCGGATCGTGCCGACCCTCTTCCATCAGCTCCAGGAGCAGGGCTGGAAGACCGGGACCGTCACCAGCGTCCCCTTCAACCACGCCTCGCCGGCCGGCATGTACGCCCAGAACGTGGAGCGGGACGACTACCAGGACCTCGCCCGCAACATGCTCGGCCTGCCGAGCATCATCCAGGAGGTCCGCGGGAGCAAGCTCTATCCCGGCCTGGACGTGGTCATGGGCACGGGGTACGGCATCGTCACCACGAGCTCGAGCCTGAAGATGCAGGGCAAGAACGGGGTCGCGGGCCCGCTGTTCATCACCGACGCCGACCGCGCGGCCGTCGACGTCCGCAACGGCGGCAAGTACGTCTGCGTGCACACCGAGCCGAACGCCGAAGGCGGGAAGGTCCTGAGGGCCGCCGCGGCCGAGGCCGCCCGGTCGAAGGCCCGCCTCTTCGGCCTCTTCGGGGCGAAGGGGCTGGACCACCTCCCCTACCGGACCGCCGACGGCCGCTTCGACCCCGCCCCCAGCCTGAACAGCAAGGGCCTGCCCGCCCCGGCCGAGGCCTACTCGCCGACCGAGGTCCTCGCCCAGCCGACCCTCGTGGACATGGCCGAGGCCGCCATCGAGGTGCTCACCGCCGAGCCCGAGAAGCCGTTCATCCTCTTCGTCGAGGCCGGCGACGTGGACTTCGCGCTGCACGCCAACAACCTGGACAACGCCGTGGGCGCCGTGCACAGCGGCGACGCCACCGTCCGCGCGATCGCGAGCTGGGTGGAGGCCCACAGCAACTGGGACGAGTCCGCCATGCTCGTCTCCTCCGACCACGGCCATTACCTGGTCCTCGACGACCCGAAGGCCCTCATCGACGGCAAGTGA
- the glgC gene encoding glucose-1-phosphate adenylyltransferase: protein MYRDVLAIVLAGGKGTRLEPLTRDRAKPAVPFGGIYRIIDFTLSNCINSELRKVLVLTQYKASSLNRHIDQGWKFLCRELGEYVEVIPPQQRLADTWYQGTADAIYQNVYTIETAAPRDTIILAGDHIYKMNYARMIDFHRDNRADLTVACLPVPREEATEFGVLDADDSGRISAFVEKPADPPPMPGNPGQALASMGIYVFHTAAMYEQLFKDAARKEASRHDFGRDIIPAMLAEGLRVFAHPFRDENRKTAAYWRDVGTLDAYYQANMDLISVDPILNLYDRDWPIHTFQRPYPPPKFVHSDPDRRGAAFNSIACQGCIVSGGQVYRSILSPNVRVNSFALVEDSILLDNVDVGRRARVRLAIVDKDVKIPAGFEIGWNRDLDEARGFTITGDGITVVAKGEELERFT, encoded by the coding sequence GTGTATCGGGATGTGCTGGCGATCGTCCTGGCGGGGGGGAAGGGGACGCGGCTCGAGCCGCTGACGAGGGACCGCGCCAAGCCGGCGGTCCCCTTCGGCGGCATCTACCGCATCATCGACTTCACCCTGTCCAACTGCATCAACTCGGAGCTCCGCAAGGTCCTGGTGCTCACCCAGTACAAGGCCTCGTCCCTGAACCGCCACATCGACCAGGGCTGGAAGTTCCTCTGCCGCGAGCTGGGCGAGTACGTCGAGGTCATCCCGCCCCAGCAGCGGCTGGCCGACACGTGGTACCAGGGGACCGCCGACGCCATCTACCAGAACGTCTACACCATCGAGACCGCCGCCCCCCGCGACACGATCATCCTGGCGGGCGATCACATCTACAAGATGAATTATGCCCGCATGATCGATTTCCACCGCGACAACCGGGCCGACCTCACCGTCGCCTGCCTCCCCGTCCCGCGCGAGGAGGCCACGGAGTTCGGCGTCCTCGACGCCGACGACTCCGGGCGGATCTCGGCGTTCGTGGAGAAGCCGGCCGACCCGCCGCCGATGCCCGGGAACCCGGGCCAGGCGCTCGCCTCGATGGGCATCTACGTCTTCCACACCGCCGCTATGTACGAGCAGCTCTTCAAGGACGCCGCCAGGAAGGAGGCCAGCCGCCACGACTTCGGCCGCGACATCATCCCCGCCATGCTCGCCGAGGGCCTGCGGGTCTTCGCCCACCCGTTCCGCGACGAGAACCGCAAGACCGCCGCCTACTGGCGCGACGTCGGCACCCTGGACGCCTACTACCAGGCGAACATGGACCTGATCTCCGTGGACCCGATCCTCAACCTCTACGACCGCGACTGGCCCATCCACACGTTCCAGCGCCCCTACCCGCCCCCCAAGTTCGTCCACTCGGACCCGGACCGCCGCGGCGCCGCGTTCAACTCGATCGCCTGCCAGGGCTGCATCGTCTCCGGCGGCCAGGTCTACCGGAGCATCCTCTCGCCGAACGTCCGCGTGAACAGCTTCGCCCTCGTGGAGGACTCCATCCTCCTGGACAACGTCGACGTCGGCCGCCGGGCCCGGGTCCGCCTCGCGATCGTCGACAAGGACGTCAAGATCCCCGCCGGGTTCGAGATCGGCTGGAACCGCGACCTCGACGAGGCCCGCGGCTTCACGATCACCGGGGACGGCATCACGGTCGTCGCCAAGGG